One window of the Ananas comosus cultivar F153 unplaced genomic scaffold, ASM154086v1, whole genome shotgun sequence genome contains the following:
- the LOC109705641 gene encoding LOB domain-containing protein 12-like → MGGNSPCASCKLLRRRCTKDCIFAPFFPSEDPHKFAIVHKVFGASNVSKMLQELPVHQRADAVNSLVYEANARMRDPVYGCVGAISYLQNQVSQLQMQLAVAQAEILCIQMQQEPPLMADHQQQIDSDDKSNYLMHNSNMISGMPSLMNFASPSNNVATQEPLKRESLWT, encoded by the exons ATGGGTGGCAACTCGCCTTGCGCCTCTTGCAAGCTCCTTCGGAGGCGATGCACAAAGGATTGCATCTTTGCCCCTTTCTTCCCTTCGGAAGACCCGCACAAGTTCGCAATCGTCCACAAGGTCTTCGGTGCAAGCAATGTTAGCAAGATGTTGCAG GAACTTCCAGTGCACCAGAGAGCAGATGCAGTGAACAGCTTAGTCTACGAGGCGAATGCAAGGATGAGGGACCCGGTATACGGGTGCGTGGGGGCGATCTCGTACCTACAAAACCAAGTCTCTCAGCTGCAGATGCAGCTCGCGGTGGCGCAAGCGGAGATCCTTTGTATTCAAATGCAGCAGGAGCCACCCTTGATGGCTGATCATCAGCAGCAGATAGACAGCGATGATAAGTCGAATTATCTTATGCACAATAGCAATATGATTAGTGGCATGCCCTCTTTGATGAACTTTGCCTCTCCTAGCAACAATGTAGCTACTCAGGAGCCTCTTAAGAGAGAGTCTCTTTGGACATAG